The sequence below is a genomic window from Thermus hydrothermalis.
TACACCAACCACCTCACGAAGGAAGGCCTCCTGGAGGCCTTGGAAACCCTCCTTAGGGCCAGGGGGACCCTAGGCCAGGTGGACGAGCGGGGCCAGGGGGGCTTGGACTTCCGCAGGCGCGCCCCCCAAGGCCTCCACGCCCCCCAGGTGCCCCTCTCCGCCAAGGACAAGAGCTACCGCCTGGAACGCCTCCTGGAGGCGGAGGCGGGGGCCCGCATCGCCCCGGAGATCAAGGAGGTGGAGGCGAGCCTCCTGGAGTGGGAGCAGGAGGTCCTCATCGCCAACACCGAGGGGACCTGGGCGGAGGAAAAGCGGGTCCGAACGCGGCTTCACGTCCTCGCCGTGGCCCAGGACGGGGCCGAGGTCCAGACCGGGGTGAGCGCCCCCGGGAAGGGCGTGGGCCTGGAGCTCTTTGAGCTCTTTCCCCCCAAGGCGGTGGGGGAGAAGGCGGCCCGCCAGGCCCTCACCAACCTCCGGGCCAGGCCCGCCCCCGCGGGCACCTTCCCCGTGGTGGTGGGAAATGGCTTCGGCGGGGTCCTCTTCCACGAGGCGGTGGGCCACCTCCTGGAAACCACCAGCGTGGCCAAGAAGGCGAGCGTCCTGGCGGACCGGCTTGGGGAAGCGGTGGCGAGCCCCGCCGTCACCTACATAGACGACGGCACCCTGCCCCACGCCTGGGGCTCCAGCGAGGTGGACGACGAAGGCCGCCCCACGGAGCGCACGGTGCTCATAGAAAAGGGGGTGCTCAAGGCCTATATGGTGGACCGGCTCGGCCACCTCCTCACCGGCTACCCCATGACGGGCTCGGGCCGCCGCCAGGACTACACCTTCGCCCCCACCTCCCGCATGCGCAACACCTTCATCGCCCCCGGGGAGGCGGAGGTGGAAGACCTCTTCCAGGGGATTGCCTTCGGCCTCTACGCCAAGGAGATGGGGGGCGGCCAGGTGAAGCCGGGCTCCGGGGAGTACAACTTCGCCGTGCAGGAGGGGTACATCATCCGCAAGGGCCGCATAGAGGAGGCGGTGCGGGGAGCCATGCTGGTGGGCAAGGGGCCGGAAACCCTCTAGCGGGTGGTGGCCGTGGCCAAGGACTGGGAGAACGCCCCTGGGATGTGCGGCAGCCTTTCCGGTTTCGTCCCGGTGGAGGTGGGCCAGCCCCACGTCCTGGTCTCGGAGATGGTGGTGGGAGGACGGGCATGACCCTGGAAGAGGCGAAGCGGTACCTGCTCCGGCGGGCCAAGGAGCTCGGCCTCGAGGCGGAACTCCTTTTCCTGGAGGACAGGGAGCTTTCCCTGCGGGCCCGGGAAGGCGCCTTGGAGGAGATCAAGGAGGCGCGGCAAGGGGGCTTGGGCCTGAGGGTCCTGGCCCAAGGCCGGGTGGGGTACGCCTACACGGAGGACCTCTCCCCAAAGGCCTTGGACTGGGCCCTGGAGGAGGCCCGGGAAAACGCCCTCCTCGGGGGAAGACCCGCCCACCTGCCCCCGGGGAGGCCCCTGGGGGAGCACGACCTTTTGGGAGAGGGGCTTTCCGCCCCCTTGGAGGCCAAAAAGGAGGCCGCCTTGGCCCTGGACGCCGCCCTCCGCCAAGACCCCCGCACGAAAGCCCTCGCCTTCGCCGCCTACAGCGAGCGGGAACGCCGCCTCAGCCTGGCCAGCACCTTGGGGGCGGAAGGGGGCTACCGCACGGGCCTTGCCGCCCTCATGGCGAGCTTCGTCCTGGCCGAAGGGGATAGCCTCAAGCAGGGCTTTGACCTCGCCCCCAGCAAGGAGTTCCACGCCCTGGACCCCGGGCGCACCGCCTTGGACTTCCGGGAAAGGACCGCCCGCCTCCTCCACGCCAAACCCTTGAGGACGGGCCGCTACCGGGCTTACCTGGAGCCCAAGGCCATGGCGAGCCTCCTGGCGGTCTTGGCCCAGGCCCTTTCCGGAAAGAACGCCCTGGAAGGGAAAAGCCGCCTCTTGGGGCGCCTAGGGGAAAGGGTGGCAAGCCCCCTCGTCACCCTCCTGGACGACCCCACCCTGCCCCAGGGCCTCGCCTCCCGCCCCTTTGACGCCGAGGGCACCCCGGCCAGGCCCGTGGCCCTCATGGAGGAGGGGGTCTTCCGCACCTTCCTCCACAACACGGAAACCGCCCGGGCCCTGGGTCAGGAGAACACCGGCCACGCCCACCGGGGCTACCGCTCCGCCCTGGACGTGGCCCCGAGCAACCTCTACCTCAAGCCCCTGGGGAACCTGGCCCTCGAGGAGGGCGTCCTGGTCACGGAGTTCATGGGCCTCCACGCCGGGGCCAACCCCATCACCCTGGACTTCTCCCTCCAGGCCCTGGGGCTTTGGGTGGAGGAAGGGAAGCCCCAGTACGCCGTGGAGAACTTCGCCGTAAGCGGCAACCTCCTGGAGCTTTTGCAAGGGATAGAGGCCTTAGGGGCAGCGCTGGAGTGGCTTCCCATGGGGCCAAGCGCCTTTGGTAGCCCCCTGGTGGCCGTGGCCGAGCTCTCCTTCGCCGGGGCATGAGGGTCTTCGTCACCCGCACCCTACCGGGAAAGGCCCTGGAACGCCTTCGGGAGCGGGGCCTGAAGGTGGAGGTCCACGAGGGGCTCTTCCTCCCCCGGGAGGAACTCCTGAGAAAGGTGGAAGGCGTCCACGGCCTCATCCCCACCGTGGAGGACCGCATTGACGCCGAGGTCATGGACCGGGCGGGGAAAACCCTCAAGGTCATCGCCTGCTACAGCGTGGGGGTGGACCACGTGGACCTCGAGGCCGC
It includes:
- a CDS encoding TldD/PmbA family protein, with product MTLEEAKRYLLRRAKELGLEAELLFLEDRELSLRAREGALEEIKEARQGGLGLRVLAQGRVGYAYTEDLSPKALDWALEEARENALLGGRPAHLPPGRPLGEHDLLGEGLSAPLEAKKEAALALDAALRQDPRTKALAFAAYSERERRLSLASTLGAEGGYRTGLAALMASFVLAEGDSLKQGFDLAPSKEFHALDPGRTALDFRERTARLLHAKPLRTGRYRAYLEPKAMASLLAVLAQALSGKNALEGKSRLLGRLGERVASPLVTLLDDPTLPQGLASRPFDAEGTPARPVALMEEGVFRTFLHNTETARALGQENTGHAHRGYRSALDVAPSNLYLKPLGNLALEEGVLVTEFMGLHAGANPITLDFSLQALGLWVEEGKPQYAVENFAVSGNLLELLQGIEALGAALEWLPMGPSAFGSPLVAVAELSFAGA